The DNA segment ATGACGACAAATTTAATACAAATAGGCAACTCACAAGGCATAAGACTACCTAAAAGCATAATTGAGCAGTTTGGGTTTGATAAAATTTCACTTGAAATTTTAAAAGAGGGGGTTTTACTAAAACCAGTTAAAGAAGACGACATAACTGACTGGGATACGCCAGAGCTAAGAAAGGCTGCCAATGATGAAAAAACGTGCGATTTTGGCACGATAGACTTAGATGAGTGGGAGTGGTGATGAAGCGATATGAGATATACTTTGTCGCCCTTGACCCAACAATAGGGGCAGAGATACAAAAAACCAGCCCCTGTGTCATCATCTCGCCACCAGAGCTTGACTATCTAAAAACTAGGCTAATAGCACCAATAACCAGCAAAGGATTTGAGGCACCATATCGTATCAAAATAAAACTACTTGACAAAGACGGACTTATCTTGTGTGATAAAATCAGGTGTGTTAGCACAAGTAGGCTCGTTTCAAAAATCACAGAGCTTGACACAAAAAGCGTCAAAGCCCTAAAATCCGTGCTAAAAAAGATGTTTTAATCAAACAACCCCTTTTCGCCCTCAAATTTCAAATCAAAAATCTCATACGCCTTCGCACTTGCTATCCTGCCACGAGCCGTTCGCTCA comes from the Campylobacter mucosalis genome and includes:
- a CDS encoding type II toxin-antitoxin system PemK/MazF family toxin: MKRYEIYFVALDPTIGAEIQKTSPCVIISPPELDYLKTRLIAPITSKGFEAPYRIKIKLLDKDGLILCDKIRCVSTSRLVSKITELDTKSVKALKSVLKKMF
- a CDS encoding AbrB/MazE/SpoVT family DNA-binding domain-containing protein — protein: MTTNLIQIGNSQGIRLPKSIIEQFGFDKISLEILKEGVLLKPVKEDDITDWDTPELRKAANDEKTCDFGTIDLDEWEW